One genomic segment of Rhinolophus sinicus isolate RSC01 linkage group LG11, ASM3656204v1, whole genome shotgun sequence includes these proteins:
- the LOC109439359 gene encoding trypsin I-P1 isoform X2 — protein sequence MMGRTGREGQVDKDRAISESPPHFPPEPGGGLPRGPAPFCSCVLLGSATHPKRRFITARNVFLTHSLGRWGCSRVPTCAVGGSSLIGDGSSQQLTAAADPFPDRLQCLNISIVSSSTCRAVFPGRITDNMVCAGGITGEDACQGDSGGPLVCGGVLQGLVSWGSVGPCGQKGIPGVYTYICKYVDWIRRVMKNN from the exons ATGATGGGAAGGacaggaagggaggggcaggTTGACAAGGACAGAGCCATCTCTGAGAGTCCCCCACATTTCCCCCCAGAGCCTGGAGGTGGCCTGCCACGGGGTCCAGCACCCTTTTGCTCCTGTGTGTTATTG GGCTCAGCCACGCATCCAAAGAGAAGATTTATAACGGCACGGAATGTGTTCCTCACTCACAGCCTTGGCAGGTGGGGCTGTTCGAGGGTGCCAACTTGCGCTGTGGGGGGGTCCTCATTGATCGGAGATGGGtcctcacagcagctcactgcaGCGGCAG ACCCATTCCCGGACCGGCTCCAGTGCCTCAACATCTCCATCGTCTCCAGTTCCACCTGCCGAGCTGTGTTCCCTGGGAGAATCACAGACAACATGGTGTGTGCAGGTGGCATCACTGGGGAGGATGCCTGCCAG gGTGACTCTGGGGGCCCCCTGGTGTGCGGAGGAGTTCTTCAGGGTCTGGTGTCCTGGGGGTCTGTGGGGCCTTGTGGGCAAAAAGGCATCCCAGGAGTCTACACCTATATTTGCAAATATGTGGACTGGATCCGGAGGGTCATGAAGAACAACTGA
- the LOC109439359 gene encoding kallikrein-12 isoform X1, with product MTHPDYQGALKSHDNDLRLLRLGAPVLLTRSVQPLALPTTCAAGGTECHISGWGTTNRPWNPFPDRLQCLNISIVSSSTCRAVFPGRITDNMVCAGGITGEDACQGDSGGPLVCGGVLQGLVSWGSVGPCGQKGIPGVYTYICKYVDWIRRVMKNN from the exons ATGACCCACCCCGACTACCAGGGAGCCCTGAAGAGCCATGACAACGACCTGAGGCTTCTGCGACTGGGCGCCCCCGTCCTCTTGACCCGCAGTGTCCAGCCTCTGGCCCTGCCCACAACCTGCGCAGCGGGTGGCACTGAGTGTCACATCTCAGGCTGGGGCACCACCAACCGACCGTGGA ACCCATTCCCGGACCGGCTCCAGTGCCTCAACATCTCCATCGTCTCCAGTTCCACCTGCCGAGCTGTGTTCCCTGGGAGAATCACAGACAACATGGTGTGTGCAGGTGGCATCACTGGGGAGGATGCCTGCCAG gGTGACTCTGGGGGCCCCCTGGTGTGCGGAGGAGTTCTTCAGGGTCTGGTGTCCTGGGGGTCTGTGGGGCCTTGTGGGCAAAAAGGCATCCCAGGAGTCTACACCTATATTTGCAAATATGTGGACTGGATCCGGAGGGTCATGAAGAACAACTGA
- the LOC109439365 gene encoding kallikrein-11, translating into MRILPLMMLALVTGHGRGETRVIKGYECEPHSQPWQVALFQKTRLLCGATLVAPKWLLTAAHCRKPRYIVHLGEHNLQRQDGYEQTRIATESFPHPDFNDSIPNKDHRNDIMLVKMVAPAFITRAVRPLTLSSCCVTPGTRCLISGWGTTSSPQLHLPHTLRCAKITIMDHKECEDAYPGNITDTMVCANVREEGKDSCQGDSGGPLVCNGSLQGIISWGQDPCAVTRKPGVYTKVCKYVDWIQETMKNN; encoded by the exons ATGAGGATTCTACCATTAATGATGCTTGCTCTGGTGACAG GGCATGGACGGGGAGAGACCAGGGTCATCAAGGGATATGAATGCGAGCCTCATTCCCAGCCCTGGCAGGTGGCTCTCTTCCAGAAGACACGGCTGCTCTGTGGGGCAACCCTCGTCGCCCCCAAATGGCTCCTGACAGCAGCCCACTGCCGCAAGCC CCGATATATAGTTCACCTGGGGGAGCACAACCTCCAGCGACAGGATGGCTACGAGCAGACCCGCATAGCGACTGAGTCCTTCCCCCACCCAGACTTCAATGACAGCATCCCCAACAAAGACCACCGCAATGACATCATGCTGGTGAAGATGGTGGCACCAGCCTTCATCACCCGGGCCGTGCGGCCCCTCACCCTTTCATCATGCTGTGTCACTCCTGGCACCCGCTGCCTCATTTCCGGCTGGGGCACCACATCCAGCCCCCAGT TGCACCTGCCCCATACCTTGCGGTGTGCCAAGATCACCATCATGGATCACAAGGAGTGTGAGGACGCCTACCCTGGCAACATCACAGACACCATGGTGTGTGCCAATGTTCGGGAAGAGGGCAAGGACTCCTGCCAG ggTGACTCTGGGGGCCCTCTGGTCTGTAATGGGTCTCTTCAAGGCATTATCTCCTGGGGTCAGGATCCATGTGCTGTCACCAGAAAGCCCGGTGTCTACACAAAGGTCTGTAAATATGTGGACTGGATCCAGGAGACTATGAAGAACAATTAG
- the KLK10 gene encoding kallikrein-10 → MRPSHLHLSAASGARARAKLLLPLLVAQLWAAEAVFPRNDTDWDPEASGAACARGSQPWQVSLFNGLSFHCAGVLVDKSWVLTAAHCGNNKQLWARVGDDHLLLLQGEQLRRTTRAVMHPKYHHGSGPILPRRTDEHDLMLLKLARPAVLGPRIQTLRLPYTCAQPGDQCQVAGWGTTAARRVKYNKGLSCSRVTLLSSKECEVFYPGVIANSMMCAGLDQGQDPCQSDSGGPLVCDDTLQGILSWGIYPCGSAQHPAVYTQICKYTSWIEKTIRSN, encoded by the exons ATGAGACCCTCGCACCTCCACCTCTCCGCCGCCTCTGGTGCCCGGGCCCGGGCGAAGCTGCTACTGCCGCTGCTGGTGGCGCAACTCTGGG CCGCAGAGGCGGTGTTCCCCAGAAACGACACGGATTGGGACCCCGAGGCTTCTGGCGCCGCGTGTGCGCGCGGCTCGCAGCCCTGGCAGGTCTCCCTCTTCAATGGCCTCTCGTTCCACTGCGCGGGTGTCCTGGTGGACAAGAGTTGGGTGCTCACGGCCGCGCACTGCGGGAACAACAA GCAGCTGTGGGCTCGAGTTGGGGATGACCACCTGCTGCTTCTCCAAGGCGAGCAGCTCCGCCGGACCACTCGTGCTGTTATGCACCCCAAATACCATCATGGCTCAGGCCCCATCCTGCCCCGGCGGACAGATGAGCATGACCTCATGCTGCTGAAACTGGCCAGGCCCGCTGTGCTGGGACCTCGCATCCAGACCCTGCGCCTGCCCTACACCTGTGCTCAGCCGGGAGACCAGTGCCAGGTTGCTGGCTGGGGCACCACGGCCGCCCGAAGAG TGAAGTACAACAAGGGCCTGAGCTGCTCCAGGGTCACTCTCCTGAGTTCCAAAGAGTGTGAGGTATTCTACCCCGGCGTGATCGCCAACAGCATGATGTGTGCAGGACTGGACCAGGGCCAGGACCCCTGCCAG agtgACTCCGGTGGTCCTCTGGTCTGTGACGACACCCTTCAAGGCATCCTGTCCTGGGGCATTTACCCCTGTGGCTCTGCTCAGCATCCAGCAGTCTACACACAGATCTGCAAGTACACCTCCTGGATAGAGAAAACCATTCGCTCCAACTGA
- the KLK9 gene encoding kallikrein-9: MAWLTIKKHRCQSQAPGPRHPEVMKLGFICGLLSLLAGNSWADTRAIGAQECQPNSQPWQAGLFYHTRLFCGASLISDRWLLTAAHCQKRYLWVRLGEHHLWKWEGPEQLIRVTDFFPHPGFNKDLSAQDHNDDIMLIRLPRQTYLGPAVQPLNLSQTCVSPGTQCLISGWGAVSSPKVQYPLTLQCANISILDSKLCHRAYPGHISKRMLCAGLWEGGRGSCQGDSGGPLVCHGTLAGVVSGGAEPCSRPQRPAVYTSVCHYVDWIRKTMDDN, from the exons atggCATGGCTTACCATAAAGAAGCACAGATGCCAGAGCCAGGCTCCAGGACCCAGGCACCCAGAGGTGATGAAGCTGGGATTCATCTGTGGTCTTCTTTCTCTCCTGGCAG GGAATagctgggcagacaccagagccatCGGGGCTCAGGAATGCCAGCCCAACTCGCAGCCTTGGCAGGCCGGCCTCTTCTACCACACTCGCCTCTTCTGCGGAGCGTCCCTCATCAGTGACCGATGGCTACTCACAGCTGCCCACTGCCAAAAGCG GTATCTGTGGGTCCGCCTTGGGGAACACCACCTCTGGAAATGGGAGGGTCCAGAGCAGCTGATCCGGGTCACGGACTTCTTCCCCCACCCTGGGTTCAACAAAGACCTCAGCGCCCAAGACCACAATGATGACATCATGCTGATCCGTCTGCCCAGGCAGACATACCTAGGACCCGCTGTGCAGCCCCTCAACCTCAGCCAGACCTGCGTTTCCCCAGGCACCCAGTGCCTCATCTCTGGCTGGGGGGCCGTGTCCAGCCCCAAGG TGCAGTACCCACTCACGCTGCAATGTGCCAACATCAGCATCCTGGATTCTAAACTCTGCCATCGGGCATATCCAGGCCACATCTCCAAAAGGATGCTCTGTGCCGGCTTGTGGGAGGGGGGCCGGGGCTCCTGCCAG GGTGACTCTGGAGGCCCCCTAGTTTGCCACGGGACCCTGGCGGGTGTGGTGTCTGGGGGAGCAGAACCCTGCTCCAGACCTCAGCGCCCCGCTGTCTATACTAGCGTATGCCACTACGTGGACTGGATCAGGAAGACAATGGATGACAACTGA
- the KLK8 gene encoding kallikrein-8 isoform X1 gives MGRPPPAAMWTWMFLLLLLKACTGHWRAQKPKVLGGQECKAHSQPWQTALFQGVQLLCGGVLIDDSWVLTAAHCKKPKYTVRLGDHSLQKNDGTEQEKAVGQSIPHPCYNSNGTGNNHDLMLIQLRDPASLGSDVKPINLTERCPEVGQKCTISGWGTVTSPQENFPDTLNCAEVEIFPQKVCEDAYPQKVTEGMICAGDSNGADSCQGDSGGPLVCGGVLQGITSWGSEPCGQPQRPGIYTNLCRYLDWIKKTISSRS, from the exons ATGGGACGCCCACCACCTGCCGCAATGTGGACCTGGATGTTCCTGCTCTTGCTGTTGAAAGCCTGCACAG GACACTGGAGGGCACAGAAGCCCAAGGTGCTAGGGGGCCAAGAGTGCAAGGCCCATTCGCAGCCTTGGCAGACGGCCTTGTTCCAGGGCGTCCAGCTGCTATGTGGGGGTGTCCTCATAGATGACAGCTGggtcctcacagcagcccactgTAAAAAACC GAAGTACACAGTACGCCTGGGAGATCACAGCCTGCAGAAAAATGATGGGACAGAGCAAGAAAAGGCTGTGGGTCAGTCCATCCCACACCCCTGCTACAACAGCAACGGCACTGGCAACAACCATGATCTAATGCTCATTCAACTACGTGACCCTGCGTCCCTAGGGTCCGATGTGAAGCCCATCAACCTGACGGAGCGCTGCCCTGAAGTTGGCCAGAAGTGCACCATCTCGGGGTGGGGCACTGTTACCAGTCCCCAAG AGAATTTTCCGGATACTCTCAACTGTGCAGAAGTAGAAATATTTCCCCAGAAGGTGTGTGAGGATGCCTACCCTCAGAAAGTCACAGAGGGTATGATCTGTGCAGGCGACAGCAATGGGGCTGACTCATGCCAG GGCGATTCCGGAGGCCCACTGGTGTGTGGTGGCGTCCTCCAGGGTATCACATCCTGGGGATCGGAACCCTGTGGGCAACCCCAGAGACCTGGCATCTACACCAACCTCTGCCGCTACCTGGACTGGATTAAGAAGACGATAAGCAGCCGGAGCTGA
- the KLK8 gene encoding kallikrein-8 isoform X2: MLIQLRDPASLGSDVKPINLTERCPEVGQKCTISGWGTVTSPQENFPDTLNCAEVEIFPQKVCEDAYPQKVTEGMICAGDSNGADSCQGDSGGPLVCGGVLQGITSWGSEPCGQPQRPGIYTNLCRYLDWIKKTISSRS, from the exons ATGCTCATTCAACTACGTGACCCTGCGTCCCTAGGGTCCGATGTGAAGCCCATCAACCTGACGGAGCGCTGCCCTGAAGTTGGCCAGAAGTGCACCATCTCGGGGTGGGGCACTGTTACCAGTCCCCAAG AGAATTTTCCGGATACTCTCAACTGTGCAGAAGTAGAAATATTTCCCCAGAAGGTGTGTGAGGATGCCTACCCTCAGAAAGTCACAGAGGGTATGATCTGTGCAGGCGACAGCAATGGGGCTGACTCATGCCAG GGCGATTCCGGAGGCCCACTGGTGTGTGGTGGCGTCCTCCAGGGTATCACATCCTGGGGATCGGAACCCTGTGGGCAACCCCAGAGACCTGGCATCTACACCAACCTCTGCCGCTACCTGGACTGGATTAAGAAGACGATAAGCAGCCGGAGCTGA